One stretch of Sander lucioperca isolate FBNREF2018 chromosome 13, SLUC_FBN_1.2, whole genome shotgun sequence DNA includes these proteins:
- the LOC116054977 gene encoding odorant receptor 131-2-like, which yields MSYANQSVTNVTAEQQSQGLLERVLFSTVTTVPCCLFLYINGTMLFTLRSKTVFRETYRYILLFNLLFADTVLMALGQVLYILAASKLRLTYPLCGVLNMLADLTKEISPLTLVVMSLERCVAVCYPLRHSTIITIRNTEVAIIVVWVFCLLNTLIRVILLLDFPFKDLESLEMKDFCSHVSMFLGPMSDNYDKVYTCVLFVSAGVAITSSYIGVMIAARSASTDKASALKARNTLLLHLGQLGLSLSSTIYSPILVALSRIVTRIIFVRVYSVLYVCIFILPRCLSSLIYGIRDQTIRPVLMNRLCCRLKLSVISVKAKVSP from the coding sequence ATGTCGTATGCAAATCAGTCTGTGACCAATGTCACTGCTGAACAGCAGTCTCAGGGGTTACTGGAACGAGTGTTATTCTCCACTGTGACTACAGTGCCGTGTTGTCTGTTTCTCTACATTAATGGGACCATGTTATTCACATTGAGGAGTAAAACTGTTTTTCGTGAGACTTACCGTTACATTCTTCTGTTTAATCTCCTTTTTGCAGACACTGTATTGATGGCACTGGGTCAAGTACTATACATACTGGCTGCTTCTAAACTAAGGCTAACATATCCTTTATGTGGTGTTCTCAACATGCTTGCTGATCTAACAAAAGAAATCTCTCCTCTCACACTGGTGGTGATGTCTCTGGAGAGATGTGTAGCTGTGTGCTACCCACTGAGGCACTctaccatcatcaccatcagaaACACAGAAGTGGCTATCATTGTGGTTTGGGTCTTCTGTTTACTAAATACACTCATAcgagttattttactgttagaTTTTCCATTTAAAGACCTAGAGAGCCTGGAGATGAAAGATTTTTGCTCTCACGTATCCATGTTTCTTGGCCCAATGTCTGATAATTATGATAAAGTGTACACTTGTGTTCTGTTTGTATCAGCTGGTGTGGCAATCACTTCCTCCTATATTGGTGTGATGATAGCAGCCAGGTCAGCCTCCACAGACAAAGCTTCAGCTCTAAAGGCTCGTAACACACTGCTGCTGCATCTGGGGCAGCTGGGCCTCAGTCTCTCTTCAACCATTTACAGCCCCATCCTCGTAGCTCTTTCGAGAATTGTAACAAGGATAATATTTGTGCGTGTCTATAGTgttttatatgtgtgtattttcatctTGCCCAGATGTCTGAGTTCTCTCATTTATGGCATAAGAGATCAGACCATCAgacctgtcctcatgaaccGTCTATGTTGTCGACTGAAACTCTCAGTCATCTCAGTCAAGGCTAAGGTCTCACCCTAG